A section of the Bacillota bacterium genome encodes:
- a CDS encoding tRNA threonylcarbamoyladenosine dehydratase yields MSTDHHSEDMFSRTALLIGSEGVAQLAASSVLVVGLGGVGSACAEALARAGVGALTLVDGDVVTESNLNRQIVAVRPALGKHKAEAMAERVAAINPGCRVTSVVEFISAGNIPRMLESKPDYVADAIDSVPAKLDLIEACLGSRIRIVSSMGAGNKLDPTRFRVSDISKTHTCPMARAVRLGLRERGIDRGLTVVFSDEPPRSQKSRVPGSISFVPPAAGLAMAGVIVRDLALLGRSEASSLRKE; encoded by the coding sequence ATGAGCACTGATCATCACTCTGAGGACATGTTCTCCAGGACCGCTCTTCTGATCGGCTCTGAAGGAGTTGCGCAACTCGCTGCCAGTTCTGTCCTTGTGGTGGGGCTGGGCGGGGTTGGCTCGGCATGTGCAGAGGCGCTTGCCCGGGCGGGGGTAGGTGCGTTGACTCTAGTAGATGGAGACGTGGTAACTGAAAGCAACCTGAACCGGCAGATCGTCGCGGTCCGGCCGGCCCTCGGGAAGCACAAAGCGGAGGCGATGGCCGAGAGAGTGGCCGCGATCAACCCAGGATGCCGGGTCACGTCGGTGGTCGAGTTCATCTCCGCCGGCAACATCCCGCGCATGCTCGAAAGCAAGCCAGATTACGTTGCAGATGCGATCGACTCGGTCCCGGCCAAGCTCGACCTGATCGAGGCATGTCTTGGGTCCCGCATCAGAATAGTATCTTCCATGGGCGCTGGGAACAAACTCGACCCCACCAGGTTCAGGGTCTCCGATATTTCGAAGACCCACACATGCCCCATGGCGAGGGCGGTTCGCCTGGGGCTCCGCGAGAGAGGGATCGATCGCGGGCTCACCGTGGTCTTCTCAGATGAACCACCCCGTTCTCAGAAGTCTCGTGTCCCAGGGAGCATCTCTTTCGTGCCGCCTGCAGCTGGCCTCGCAATGGCTGGCGTGATCGTCCGGGACCTCGCCCTTCTGGGACGAAGCGAGGCTTCCTCACTGCGCAAGGAGTGA
- a CDS encoding MFS transporter, with translation MSSSYDDNRSRKWLIFALCSCAYFLSHFHRVSPAVIAENLLTEYAITAAQLGLLASTYFYVYCALQIPFGIFTDMLGSRAVISISTAIATVGVLLFSASHTWRMAVAARVITGLGAAGVYIPTLQLLSRISGPGEFSTMVGLFGAAGHLGSLVATSPLALAVSAIGWRQSFVIIGVITILVTVACWVFLRNPEPAQTGATGVLVNGDPPAASADRRSQAHTCATSNAGGNAARSRWTVLSGLLPIMLLGATAFFKYGPLMGYQGLWGVPYLMDVKAMTKIEASNMMMVVSLACMVGGPLAGFLVDRLGFRRRVVFVTGSLLYALAWVPLAFFTASAPTWLLYASAVLIGVPTTALAVVGFGMAKDYAGSNKAGTGMAVVNACTLFGAAVFQPLMGCLIDKAAAGGPATAAAYASAFRVTFAGVALMVVGAYLIRDPKDRAVGSRGRNVRAGVL, from the coding sequence ATGTCCTCCAGCTACGACGACAACAGAAGTCGGAAATGGCTCATCTTCGCTCTGTGTTCGTGCGCATACTTCCTCTCCCATTTTCACAGAGTCTCCCCTGCCGTTATCGCAGAGAACCTCCTGACTGAGTATGCGATCACTGCTGCCCAGCTAGGATTGTTGGCGTCCACCTACTTCTATGTCTACTGCGCGCTGCAGATCCCTTTCGGGATCTTCACGGACATGCTCGGGTCTCGGGCGGTGATCTCGATCAGCACGGCCATCGCCACTGTCGGTGTGCTGCTCTTCAGCGCCAGTCATACCTGGAGAATGGCAGTAGCCGCACGGGTGATCACTGGGTTAGGCGCGGCCGGTGTCTACATCCCCACATTGCAGCTTCTGTCCCGGATCTCAGGACCAGGCGAGTTCTCGACCATGGTTGGGCTATTCGGGGCCGCCGGCCACCTCGGTTCGCTGGTCGCCACTAGCCCTCTCGCGCTCGCGGTGTCCGCCATCGGGTGGAGGCAGTCCTTCGTGATCATCGGCGTCATCACCATCTTAGTGACTGTGGCATGCTGGGTGTTCCTGCGGAACCCCGAGCCTGCGCAGACAGGTGCGACAGGAGTCCTCGTGAACGGCGATCCTCCGGCCGCGTCGGCGGATCGCCGGAGTCAGGCACACACCTGCGCAACCTCGAATGCAGGAGGGAACGCGGCACGGTCCCGGTGGACTGTCCTGTCGGGCCTGTTGCCAATCATGCTCCTCGGGGCGACGGCTTTCTTCAAGTACGGACCTCTCATGGGGTATCAGGGGCTATGGGGCGTGCCTTACCTGATGGACGTCAAGGCAATGACGAAGATAGAGGCGAGCAACATGATGATGGTGGTCTCCCTCGCATGCATGGTAGGCGGACCCCTAGCGGGCTTTCTCGTCGACCGCCTGGGGTTTCGGAGGAGAGTGGTTTTTGTCACCGGGTCACTGCTGTACGCTCTGGCGTGGGTTCCGCTCGCCTTCTTCACCGCGTCCGCGCCGACATGGCTGCTCTACGCAAGCGCCGTCCTCATCGGCGTTCCCACTACCGCCCTTGCGGTCGTGGGCTTCGGAATGGCGAAAGACTACGCCGGGAGCAACAAGGCCGGGACTGGAATGGCGGTAGTCAACGCCTGCACCCTTTTTGGCGCGGCCGTGTTCCAGCCGCTCATGGGCTGTCTGATAGACAAGGCCGCTGCAGGCGGCCCCGCGACCGCAGCTGCATATGCCTCCGCGTTCCGGGTGACGTTTGCTGGGGTGGCCCTGATGGTGGTCGGGGCGTACCTGATTCGAGACCCCAAGGACCGGGCAGTTGGAAGCCGCGGTAGGAACGTGCGGGCTGGGGTGTTGTGA